One genomic region from Leifsonia poae encodes:
- a CDS encoding gluconokinase, whose amino-acid sequence MTDAAAAPVRVVVMGVSGSGKSTIGALIADELGVPFVDGDSLHPIENVRKMAGGTPLDDADRAPWLRSVGQALAAGDGLVVACSALKRSYRETILGQSPAAVFVHLAASREVLAVRMEGRSDHFMPATLLDSQLGALEPLGEDEPGVTIDVAAATGDILIQATEGVRTLTIGRSTSTP is encoded by the coding sequence GTGACCGACGCGGCAGCAGCGCCGGTGCGAGTCGTCGTGATGGGGGTGTCCGGCTCGGGCAAGAGCACGATCGGCGCCCTCATCGCCGACGAGCTGGGCGTGCCATTCGTCGACGGCGACTCCCTCCACCCGATCGAGAACGTCCGTAAGATGGCCGGCGGCACGCCCCTGGACGACGCCGACCGTGCACCCTGGCTCCGGTCGGTGGGGCAGGCGCTCGCCGCTGGCGACGGTCTCGTCGTCGCCTGCTCGGCGCTCAAACGGTCGTACCGGGAGACCATCCTCGGCCAGTCGCCGGCCGCGGTCTTCGTCCACCTCGCCGCATCCCGGGAGGTGCTCGCCGTGCGGATGGAGGGCCGCTCCGACCACTTCATGCCGGCGACACTCCTGGACTCCCAGCTCGGTGCGCTCGAACCGTTGGGGGAGGACGAGCCCGGCGTCACCATCGACGTGGCCGCCGCGACGGGCGACATCCTGATCCAGGCGACTGAGGGGGTGCGGACCCTGACCATCGGCCGGAGCACGAGCACCCCCTGA
- a CDS encoding mannitol dehydrogenase family protein, whose product MTPPPRAERHPVRIVHLGLGAFHRAHQAWYTQRANERGDRAGGAGWGIAAFTGRSPEGARVLAAQDAVYTLIERGPESDAATIVDALSTVADGGDTARWRSAVADPAVAVLTLTVTEAGYRPPAEALDADRASLAAGDGAATAPGRLVDGLRARRAAGAGGIAVVSCDNLPNNGRVARNAVLGLASDVDPGLAEWIEGSVSFVSSMVDRITPAATDADREAAARLTGYDDAAPVVTEPFSEWVLSGDFPAGRPAWEAVGAQFVADIEPYERRKLWLLNAGHSLLAYRGLLSGYTTIAEAMRDVDIVGDLEALWAEARTELPFDVETVDATLAALRDRFGNARIEHRLAQIASDGSQKLGPRILDPLRLRLTDGRGPGEAQAGVLAAWALHLLGDDVRDPAAIALVVRLRANPDDDGALATAVLTELAPDLAGVSAVTDLIHSRIAHLRAGTTTEPPLPTGAH is encoded by the coding sequence ATGACACCGCCGCCGCGCGCCGAGCGTCACCCCGTCCGCATCGTCCACCTCGGTCTCGGCGCATTCCACCGTGCCCACCAGGCCTGGTACACCCAGCGGGCGAACGAGCGTGGCGACCGGGCGGGCGGCGCGGGCTGGGGTATCGCGGCGTTCACCGGCCGGAGCCCGGAGGGGGCGCGCGTGCTCGCCGCACAGGACGCGGTGTACACGCTGATCGAGCGCGGCCCGGAATCCGATGCGGCGACCATCGTGGATGCGCTGAGCACTGTGGCAGACGGCGGGGACACCGCTCGCTGGCGTTCGGCCGTCGCCGACCCGGCAGTCGCGGTGCTGACGCTCACCGTCACCGAGGCCGGCTACCGACCACCGGCGGAGGCGCTGGATGCTGACCGGGCGTCGCTCGCGGCAGGGGATGGCGCAGCCACTGCCCCCGGTCGACTGGTGGACGGGCTGCGTGCTCGTCGCGCAGCGGGTGCCGGCGGCATCGCCGTGGTGAGCTGCGACAACCTGCCGAACAACGGCCGGGTGGCGCGGAATGCGGTGCTCGGCCTCGCGAGCGACGTCGACCCAGGGTTGGCCGAGTGGATCGAGGGATCGGTCTCGTTCGTGTCGTCGATGGTCGACAGGATCACCCCGGCCGCCACCGACGCCGACCGCGAGGCCGCCGCGCGGCTGACCGGTTACGACGATGCTGCGCCCGTGGTCACCGAGCCGTTCAGCGAGTGGGTGCTGAGCGGGGACTTCCCCGCCGGCCGCCCCGCCTGGGAAGCGGTCGGTGCACAGTTCGTCGCCGACATCGAGCCGTACGAGCGCCGCAAGCTCTGGCTGCTCAACGCCGGACACTCGCTTCTGGCCTACCGCGGGCTACTGAGCGGCTACACCACCATCGCGGAGGCGATGCGCGACGTCGACATCGTCGGCGACCTTGAAGCCCTCTGGGCGGAGGCGCGCACCGAACTCCCATTCGATGTCGAGACAGTGGATGCGACCCTCGCAGCCCTCCGCGATCGCTTCGGCAACGCACGCATCGAGCACCGACTGGCGCAGATCGCGTCCGACGGCTCGCAGAAGCTCGGTCCGCGCATCCTCGACCCGCTGAGGTTGCGGCTGACGGACGGCCGGGGGCCCGGCGAGGCTCAGGCCGGGGTTCTCGCTGCCTGGGCACTGCATCTGCTCGGTGATGATGTGCGCGATCCCGCCGCCATCGCGCTCGTCGTGCGCCTTCGCGCTAACCCAGACGACGATGGCGCGCTCGCAACCGCTGTTCTCACCGAACTGGCTCCCGACCTGGCGGGCGTGTCAGCGGTCACCGACCTCATCCACAGCCGGATCGCGCACCTGCGGGCCGGAACCACCACCGAACCACCGCTACCGACAGGAGCACACTGA
- a CDS encoding NAD-dependent succinate-semialdehyde dehydrogenase, which yields MTYAVTNPATGEIVKTFDTIDDNALGAAIASADDTFRTWSQTTSVDERAALVRRVGELHIERRQELADIIVREMGKPVEQALGEVDFAGAIYEYYADHAAEFLKDEPITLLDGDGSAFVRRSALGVLLGIMPWNFPYYQVARFAGPNLVIGNTILLKHAEQCPESAAAIERMFLDAGFPAGAYVNIYASHEQIETVIADPRVQGVSLTGSERAGATVAAVAGRNLKKVVLELGGSDPFILLSTDDLDATVQNAVDARLDNSGQSCNAAKRFVVADALYEPFLQKFTAKLAEVEASDPTSAESALGPLSSLRAAENLDEQVKRAVENGATLVRGGGRTGAFFETTVLADVAPDNPASQEEFFGPVAQVYRAKDEADAVRIANDTPFGLGSYLYTTDDEQALRVADQIQAGMVFVNVVLADGAELPFGGVKRSGSGRELGRFGADEFVNKKLIRLG from the coding sequence ATGACCTACGCCGTCACGAACCCCGCTACCGGTGAGATCGTCAAGACGTTCGACACCATCGACGACAATGCCCTCGGCGCCGCGATCGCCTCGGCCGACGACACTTTCCGGACCTGGTCGCAAACGACAAGCGTCGACGAACGTGCGGCCCTGGTTCGCCGCGTCGGCGAACTGCACATCGAGCGTCGCCAGGAGCTCGCCGACATCATCGTGCGCGAGATGGGCAAGCCGGTCGAGCAGGCGCTCGGGGAGGTCGACTTCGCCGGAGCGATCTACGAGTACTACGCCGACCACGCCGCCGAATTCCTGAAAGACGAGCCGATCACGCTGCTGGACGGCGACGGTTCGGCGTTCGTCCGGCGTTCGGCGCTCGGTGTGCTCCTCGGCATCATGCCGTGGAACTTCCCCTACTACCAGGTCGCCCGGTTCGCGGGCCCGAACCTGGTGATCGGCAACACCATCCTCCTCAAGCACGCCGAACAGTGCCCGGAGTCGGCCGCCGCCATCGAGCGGATGTTCCTCGACGCGGGCTTCCCGGCCGGCGCGTACGTGAACATCTACGCCTCGCATGAGCAGATCGAGACCGTGATCGCCGACCCGCGCGTGCAGGGTGTCTCGCTCACCGGCTCCGAGCGCGCCGGCGCCACGGTGGCCGCGGTCGCCGGACGCAACCTCAAGAAGGTCGTGCTGGAGCTCGGCGGCTCCGACCCGTTCATCCTGCTCTCCACCGACGACCTCGACGCGACCGTGCAGAACGCCGTGGATGCGCGCCTCGACAACAGCGGCCAGTCCTGCAACGCCGCCAAACGGTTCGTCGTCGCCGACGCGCTGTACGAGCCGTTCCTGCAGAAGTTCACGGCGAAACTGGCCGAGGTCGAGGCGAGCGACCCCACCTCGGCGGAGTCGGCGCTCGGGCCGCTCTCCTCGCTGCGCGCGGCCGAGAACCTCGACGAGCAGGTCAAGCGCGCGGTCGAGAACGGCGCGACCCTGGTGCGAGGCGGCGGACGCACGGGCGCGTTCTTCGAGACGACGGTGCTCGCCGATGTCGCCCCCGACAACCCGGCCTCGCAGGAGGAGTTCTTCGGCCCGGTGGCGCAGGTCTACCGCGCGAAAGACGAGGCCGACGCGGTGCGCATCGCGAACGACACCCCGTTCGGGCTCGGCTCATACCTGTACACCACCGATGACGAGCAAGCCCTGCGGGTCGCCGACCAGATCCAGGCCGGCATGGTCTTCGTGAACGTCGTGCTCGCCGACGGCGCGGAGCTCCCGTTCGGTGGCGTCAAGCGCTCCGGCTCCGGCCGTGAGCTCGGCCGCTTCGGCGCCGACGAGTTCGTCAACAAGAAGCTCATCCGCCTCGGCTGA
- the manD gene encoding D-mannonate dehydratase ManD, which translates to MLITSAEVLVSSPGRNFVTLRITTDDGFTGLGDATLNGRELAVAAYLSEHVVPLLIGRDAHQIEDTWQYLYRGAYWRRGPVTMASIAAVDTALWDIKAKVAGLPLYQLLGGRSREGLLVYGHASGAELPELFDSITEHLEEGYRAVRVQTGIPGLPSVYGVASSKNAAAGAGSGSDARYDYEPARRSAVPVEESWDTRAYLRHAPTVFEAVRNEFGPELPLLHDAHHRLTPIQAAKLGKALEPYDLFWLEDVTPAENQAALRRVREHTTTPLAIGEVFNTIWDYRELFEEQLIDYVRSPITHAGGITALRRIFDYAAVYQIKSGVHGPTDVSPVGLAAAIHLGIAIPNFGIQEYMKHSPTTHEVFRTTYTFEQGMLKPSEAPGLGVDYDEAIAQSFPYEAAYLPVNRLLDGSMHDW; encoded by the coding sequence ATGCTTATCACTTCTGCCGAAGTGCTCGTCTCGAGCCCCGGACGCAACTTCGTCACCCTGCGGATCACGACCGATGACGGGTTCACCGGTCTCGGCGACGCGACGCTCAACGGCCGCGAGCTCGCGGTCGCCGCCTACCTGAGCGAGCACGTCGTCCCGCTCCTGATCGGCCGCGACGCCCACCAGATCGAGGACACCTGGCAGTACCTCTACCGGGGTGCGTACTGGCGCCGCGGTCCGGTGACGATGGCGTCGATCGCCGCCGTCGACACGGCGCTGTGGGACATCAAGGCGAAGGTCGCCGGCCTGCCGCTCTACCAGCTCCTCGGCGGTCGCAGTCGCGAGGGGCTGCTGGTCTACGGCCACGCCTCCGGCGCCGAGCTGCCGGAACTGTTCGACTCGATCACCGAGCACCTCGAAGAGGGCTACCGCGCCGTCCGGGTGCAGACCGGCATCCCGGGCCTGCCGTCCGTGTACGGGGTCGCGTCGAGCAAGAACGCGGCCGCCGGCGCCGGGTCGGGGTCGGATGCCCGCTACGACTACGAGCCCGCCCGGCGCAGCGCCGTGCCGGTGGAGGAGAGCTGGGACACCCGCGCCTACCTCCGCCACGCGCCCACCGTGTTCGAGGCGGTGCGCAATGAGTTCGGCCCCGAACTGCCGCTGCTGCACGACGCGCACCACCGGCTCACGCCCATCCAGGCGGCGAAACTCGGCAAAGCACTGGAACCGTACGACCTGTTCTGGCTCGAAGACGTCACCCCGGCCGAGAACCAGGCGGCGTTGCGCCGGGTGCGTGAGCACACCACGACGCCGCTGGCCATCGGGGAGGTGTTCAACACGATCTGGGACTACCGGGAACTGTTCGAGGAGCAGCTGATCGACTACGTGCGCTCGCCCATCACCCACGCCGGCGGGATCACCGCCCTGCGGCGCATCTTCGACTACGCCGCCGTCTACCAGATCAAGTCGGGTGTGCACGGACCGACCGACGTCTCGCCGGTCGGACTGGCCGCGGCGATCCACCTCGGCATCGCCATCCCCAACTTCGGCATCCAGGAGTACATGAAGCACAGCCCCACCACGCACGAGGTGTTCCGCACCACGTACACCTTCGAGCAGGGGATGCTGAAGCCGAGCGAAGCGCCCGGCCTCGGCGTCGACTACGACGAGGCCATCGCGCAGTCGTTCCCGTACGAGGCGGCGTACCTGCCGGTGAACCGTCTCCTCGACGGCTCCATGCACGACTGGTGA